The genomic segment ccatcggcatcgtcaGGCGCGTCGCAAGACCACTTCCCAAGGGGTCAGCCTGATTAACGACTATCGCGAGTGACGATCTTCTATGTGTTTTATCTTCGCCGACATCGCGCAATCTCTGTCTGCAGCATGGTGGTCAGCCCACCTGGAGTTTCACGGGAGCAGGCCACCTGTCAGCTACTCACAATGGAAAGTTTCCGTGGTGCCTTGAGGGAATATGTGTTGTGTGCCATCTAGACAGTCAGTTCAAAAATTATAACATAGATTCTCACGAAGGTGATAGATGGAGGGTGCTTTCTCACCTCCACTTCATAGGCACCCGGAAAGTTCGTTTCAAGCATTCTAACAAGTTTCTCAGGATCCATATTCTGTCCCGCAATATCTTGCCTTGTCGCCTCGGCTAGTTGCCAGACCGCTACACCGTCATGTCGAGGGCTGGTACTCTCAGGAATACAAGTGCTCATGATGAGAAAACGAAAGTGGCGGCTCGCAAGGGGCTTTGGTTGATGGCACTGCCCTCCAGGGGGACTTGTACTTGAAGTTGAATCCAGTTTTCTGCCTTTCAAACTTTCAATCCATAACGGCGATGAGGGTTGTAATCATTGGTATATATAGTTCAAGACTTACGCCCTCAGCCCCTCGAGCATACGCAGCGTGGAAGATGAGCCTGACAAGTACGCCGGAGGCTTTTGGCGCCACTGTGTTTCACCGATCCCAGAGCAAGGCAGCCAGTCAGCCCATATTTCCTGACGCCTTTTTCCATTTTCCAAGCAAGGCGCAGCCATCTCCcacacgcccccctcccccccttttcagAGCCCGAGATTGGCTTTAAGAAGTCTGTGTGTGAGATTGGTTCGATGGGCGACACGAAGTAGCCTGCCTGATGCCAAGCCAACCACTTAGGATGGGTGACATTCCCGCTGAAATTAGCTTCCATGTGATGGTTGATATGCGAAAGCTGTCGTCTGCTGAGGGGGGTGATCATCATCTCTCAAGGCTTGAAGGATTATCACCCAGCGCTTGCACTTGATCTTTCAGCTTCAAATCCCGCCCCCAAAGTGGAAAAAGCAAAAATGCAGGGTAGACAGAGCAGTCTGTTTCGCTATTTGATCAAATGTTATTTAACCATCATCCTATCGGGTTCCAGGAGTTCGCCAATATGACAAAATTCCTTCCCCATCCGCTGTTGCACTTCCCACCTATGCTTTTCGCCATAGGTATGTGGTGGCAGCGAAGGTAGTTGCCAGAAGTCGATATCGATCATTATCCCTTGACTTTTCTTGCAAATCAAGTATTTGTTGTTCCACTTTGCCGTCTTGGGCCTGGAACGATGTCTGGTACGGTGACCGATCCCGACTCAGCGGGTATTGGGGAGCAGTCGACAGACAccacaacgccgccatccacgCCGCCGCACCATTCTCTCGAGACTGAGCCAATCTCTGAATCGCCTGGGCAACGTCGCCTGTTTTCGCCACAGACATGGCCCAAAGACTATCGAACGACGACGTTGTTTGAGACGCGGCAACAAGTCATTGAAGAACCAGACGAGACCCTAGTCACGGTGGGATTACACTCGATTGGACCAGGGAAGAAGCCTTGCTAACCATCCACGTGAAGCAGCAGTTAGCTCGACGAACCAATCCAATCATCCACCCGGGCATCCCTGTGGTCGGCATCAGAGACGCAAGTGAGGCCAACGACTTTACGCCGCAAGACACGATTCGATATCTGTCTCTCAGgccaaccaccaccatcatctccGATGGAGGAAACCAACAATATCAAGAAACAAAACCCCCGAGACCTACAAGACAAGATGAGCCCGGAAACACCGGATCGACACTCGAATCACCCACTCCGAATCTCAACGCTCAAGACTCCGAATCTCGACGACGCTCTTCTATTGACACCAGATACAAGCTTCAAATACAACTGCGGGTTGCATGTCAGCAGGTCGAGAACCCAATGGAAAGAGGCAACCCAAAAACGTTTCTTCCCAAAGTGGATCTGGAACGTATCATCAATCCAGAATCCGTCGTCCAAGAGCTGGCAGAGCGGCGGCAGTGTAGCCTCGACGATGTCCAACTGTGTCAGCAAGCCGAAGCTGTATGCAATGAACAACACGTTGACCTTGGCGGAGGGAAGCATCGTACTCGTTCGTTCCGGTCAGTGTTCGCCATCTTGGTCCTCATTGGGAAGTCAAACAGCATCGGTATGTTCATGAAGGAGAACGTCAGTGACCTCGATCTGCCTCTGAAGACTCGGGATGACCCGAGTAGACCCGAGTGTTATGATTTGTATCGAAAGAACTCCGAAGGAAACCCCCATGTCATGCCGTTGGACTGCTCGAATGATTGGAGCCCAGGAGAAAGAGAACAATTCTATCAGCAGCAGTGGAAAATGCTGGCGCcattcttctttctctcggCCTACAACCACGTCAATCACTATCCGTTGACAGAGGAACATCTACCTTTCATCAAATGCCAGAATGACTATCTAGGTTATGTCCATCGGAGCACCGACGACGGACAATCACAGGATGGAGAGATTCGAGGAGGTACCTCGCAAGTCTACATGGTCTGGATACACCCTGATCATCACAATTTCCATCAAAACAACCGCCACATGCTAGATCCGGGCCGCGGGTTTGCAATCAAAAAGCTGGAAGACGAAAACCGCGTTAAGTTTGACCGAGAAATCGAGATGTTGAAGAAGTTTACGGGACGCGGCTTCCACCCTCATGTCGTCTCCATCCTGGCAACATATTCGCGATTTGGGAAATACCATCTCATCTTCAATCGAGCGGATGGGGATCTCTTCGACTATTGGAAAGCCGTGTATAAAGTTCCAGAGTTTGACTACGATACCGTTCTCTGGGTGTCAAAGCAATTGGCGGGACTGGCAAGTGGATTGCTCCGCTTCCACAGGCATCACACGAATTCAAAGAAGGCTTCAAAAGAGCCTGCACGAGCTGAAAACAATGGCAACGGGGGAGGGGTATGTTACCAGGACCAGGGGCTATCAGAGATGCAGAAAAGCCGCCTTCCTAGCAAGCCGCCTCAACCTCTTCAGGCCCATGATGCGGAGATCCGCGATTCTCAGTGGCATACGCAATTCGGCCGTCATGGGGACCTCAAGCCCGAGAACATACTCTGGTTCCCAGACGTGAAAGACAAGAGAGGGATTCTCAAGATCACAGACTTTGGGCAGGCTGAACTTCACTCGAAGACAAGCAAAACGTACAGACGCAGCAAGGGATTCGACACTTTGACGTACCGGTCCCCGGAGTGCGACACACCGCCCCAGCTCATCCGGCAGTCCAGCGATATATGGTCCCTGGGATGCATATTGCTCGAGTTCATGACCTGGATGCTTGGGGGCGCAGAGTACCTGGACGACTTCAAGAGGAGCCGGTTGCTTCTTGACCTTCACGTCAATCCTATCAAAACCGACATTTTCTGGGAACGTGTGCCGCTCGGAACGCTCGACCATGTGGGCACTCGGTTGAAACCGGCCGTCTCAAAGGTCAGAAACCACCATACCAACCTCATGTTTGCTTGTTCTGCAGTCGTCGTTCAGGCTTGCGGGTATGTCCAAGACAAGACCCAGCTAACGACTAGCATTGCAGCATATTGAGGAACTGCGTTCCCACCAAAATTGCTCGCCGTATGTTCAAGATGTTCTCGATCTCGTCGTGGACATGCTTGTGATTGAACCAAGCCATAGTTATGACAACCAGGCCCGGCGCAAGACCTGTGCAGAAGTTATGGTTTGCTTGAAGAAACTCTTCGAGAAGTGCCAAAAGCCTGATACTGGTGTTTCATACGCTATTGGTGTCCCAAAGGGATAATTTTGGGAAAGTCATGCGTCCCTAGAAGGTCTCGTTGAACACAGGGGTCGACACAGACAGTCCTGGCTGGGTGCCAAATTTTCAGTCATAGTTTGAAAACTAGGGTTTCAGAAACAGCCAATGAATTTCAGTGCCAACAGTCTAGGCTTGAGATCGAAGATTCGAATTTAATGTCGCTCTGATCATTTGTCCGCGTGTCGGAGTCCCCTCGTCTTGCGGGAAAGTGCAAGCTTGCAACCATAAACGCCCCCATCCAACACTACAGCGCGCACTCTAGGCGTCGTCCCCATGCTCGATCAATAGTAGCCTGGTCCTCGCGTCCACCATCTGGAGTAGGTACTATAGTCTATACCGGCTGGTTAGCTTAAAATACGCATACGTATGACACCAGAGAATGCTCAAGCCTACCCTGTTGAGTGCTGATGCCGAGCTGGTCAGCGACGTTGACATAGCCCTCGCGGGtgaccttgccgcccttcttAATGTCCTTGACCATTTTCTCGTCGCCTTGCCAGACACTACGACAGAACGGACAAGTCACATCGCTGCCGCTCCCACCGCGGCGCTTTGTGGCAGCCCATGTTTCAAAACAATCCTTGTGGATGTTCTGGCCGCAGGCCGCGCGGCACCACACAATGGTTTCCTTGCTCTCGGCCTCAAACTCGCAGAAGCAAATGGGGCAGTCGCCATCGATAGGCTTACGGTTCTTGTCCTGGGACCCGTCGGCCGGAGCATCAATGGGAGGGGCGTCTGCAAAGATCTCTCTGAGCTCACTGGGAACGAGAGCTAGTTGATACGTGTGTTCATACTTGGCGCGGAGGACTCGCGACATGACCTGGAAACATTAGACACGGAATCAACGGGCGAGCTTGAGTGACTACGCGGGAAACATACATAGAGCCAATGCTTGCACTGGTTGCCCTTTAACGAATGCGGGCAGCTACAAGATGGGACCTGGCCGATGTGGACGGTGTAGACGTTGCCGGTAGAGCCGGTTagctcgacctcctcctctggGGCATCGTCGGTGCCGCACCGACGCCGCTCGAGGACGTAAAACCTCTGGGTCGTGGCTCGGTGGTAGACATCGTGAAAGCTCTGGGGAGGTTTCGGACGAAATCGACGCAGACGCTTCTCGTCGGTGGTGGCACCGGTTGCGGTCTTTAGCTTCTTCGGTTTTTCAGGGCTTTCTGACTGCTGTTTATCATCGAAAGAAATGGCCTTTCTCTTTCTACTCGGTGGTACTATCGGCGTTGTCTGGGATGCTGTGGTCGTTGAGCTCTGGACGTCTTTCTTGTGACCTCTTGGTTCAGGGCGGGTCGCCTCGGCGGCAGGATAAGAACCCCCCATTTTTATGTAGAGGTACAACGTTGGTCAGGAGCTTGTGAGGTCGAGGTGAGCTTGTGAGATTGATATGAactcgagaagaaggagagtgTTTACGAAGAGAAAGCGAGGATGGTGTTTGAGTGTTGAGAGGAACGGAGTGTGGTGTCAAAGTCCGAGGAAAGGACCACCAAGGCCAGGAGGTCAGAAGGGGTGGTACCTGCAGCTTCCCCACGATCCACAAGGTGGTCAATGACGGAGGAGCCCATGTGCACGGACCAGGAGAAAACAGTCTCGATGTGGCGATGAACATCACGTGCCCATTgccagagagagaaagagtcACGTGACTCAGCGGTCTGGAATGTTCAGCAAGCGATGCAATGACATGATCTATTCCTACTACAAGCAATGCGGAACTGAGCTTTCCATACATCCCTCATCTAAATAAACAGCCTCCTCATATTCTCAGTACACCAATAAAGCTCTGTAAACATCACGCGGTTAGCTAGCTCTTCGTCACCTGGACTCGCACTCGTCATCAACGACCCGGGTAAGGCGCTGTACTACGCGGGAGATGCCATTCACGTTCATAACAGACGATTTCTAGCCATTAATCGCGGTCCAAGATCGATAATAAATCGTTTTGATGTCGAGGAATCTCTCAAAGGCATCCGTGCCGACAACGAACGGATTCCCCGCCTCAGTGCTTCTGTGCCTCAACAGAACAAACTGGTAGATAGACCAGTCCTAGAGCTAGTGGGATGGGGGCAGATGGTTGCTGTTCTTCTCCATAGTTTTCTTTAGTTTACTATAGTCTTACTAAAGCTGTAAAGTAGTATTACACAACAGCAATCCTAGCCAAGCTTACATACCTTTGTCTATTAATCTACATCTTTGGCAACTTTGAACTACTAGTAGCACTGAGACCTCTATTCTCTTCTACCCTACAACCAGGTTAAGTACCAGTTAAGGGGATACCTTACTGTTGGATTTGTTAGCTACAGCTCCTAGTTGTTTCCGATACTTAGTTGTAGGGGCTATAACTTACTTGAAGGCGACTCCTGCGTCGGCGACTAATACACCCGGTTGCACCAAGTCGTTTGACCACTTTGAGTGGTACCTAGACATTAGGGTTAGTCAGTGCCTCtctgtccctctctctatATCTCGTTCAAGCATGGTATATCTGTTAACGTACGTGCTGCAGAAATAATCCTCGTTGTATTTCCCGTTTTTGAACTGCAGTATCCGGTAGATAAAGACAGAGGCGCACTTGCCTGGAACAGTAAAAAGCTGCTGTCAGTCTCAGGGGTTTCTATATTACACTACCAACGGCAGCGGGGACAGGGTAGGATGTTGGGACTTACCTGTACATCTATCCAGGCACCACTGCTCGATACTGCCCTTGACGTCAAATTCCGAGCTGTCCCAGCTATCGACGTAGCTGTGGCCTATGACGCCGTCCTCTTCGAAGACGCGCTGAAAGCCCTGCGGGTTATCGCTCCACTGGGGCTTAGGGGGCCGCGGGGGCCGCGCCGAGGCAGGGGGGTCTACGGTCACCCGGCAGCCCGACCCGGCGTCGcccggccttcttggcgacTCGCAAGCGAGTCCCCGTGGGTCAATGCCATTCCAAATCACAGGCGGCCCGCGTTTGATGCGCGGGTACGAGAACTCTTTCACCATGGCCTTCACGTTTGCTGCGACCTTGCCAGGGATCTGAAGCCGGGCGGCATGTTCGTCTTGGGAGAGCCAGACGGCGATAACTCCTAcgacggcggggacggcTGGTACGCTAGGTGAGCCTCTTGTTGTGTGGCAGCAAGGAGATAaaatggggaggggggggggggggggggcttacCAAAAGAAGTGCCAACTTTCCTGGCCCAGGTCGTCGAAGATTTAGCTGAGGCGCACGTAACTTCGCCTGGGGCTGACGTAGTCAGCTCTTTAGCGGTGCCCTGGGAGTATGGGCTGCGGGAGCCGTCTTCCTCAACGGCGCCAACAACAATAATGTTTGTGGTCCGACTAAAAAGTGCTGGGTAGTCTGACAGCTTATTAAAGCCATCTCTCTAGTAATTGTTAGTTGGGGCGTGCTAGGATAAGTCAAAGAGTAAGAGAAGGGTTAGTGGGGGCTTACTCTTGCGTTGCCTGACGCTGTGACGATAACGATGTCTTCATTCATAACagtggcgaggaggagcctGTACGCTGTCACAGAGGACTTCTGTTTCTTGGTTAAGTCTAATGGGTACTGTTTTTAGTAAACTGggcgagagggaaaaggggaCTGGGACGGGGACGGTAGAGGTTACACAAGGAGGAGCTTTGCAAGACTTACATTTCCCTAATGATAGGTTGACTACAGCCTTGCCCTGGATGCCCTTCTCGTAGACGTCGTTACTGATCTCCACGAGTGCCGAGAAAGTCGAAGCCAATCCTTTTTCCTTGTGGTGAATCTTGACCATGACAATGTTGGCGTCCTTGGCGGTACCGAATAGTCGGCCTGTCACCTTGGACGCTATACAGGAGCCGTGGCCTTCCGGGTCCGTCTCCGACTCCTCAACGCCAGGCGTGTATATAAAGCTCTTGCTCCCCTTCATGTTTTTCCATTCCTGTTTATCTTAGTTAGCGGTTGATGCCCTCTGATGAAACTGGTGAAACCGGAATCTAGTTGTGTCGTGGCGAAAGAAAACACACCGGACTCTCAATGTTGGCGCCGGTGTCGATCACGTAGATCGTCACCCCTTTACCAGCTTCGGCGGCGTATGCGAACCCGGGGAGGTTCTCGGCGCGCACCGAGCCGGGGGGCTGGGAGATGACGTTGAGTTCTATGGCGGCCGGCATCTGGAGGCGGACGTCGGCCGGGTTTCGGACGTCCGTCAGCGGCGACTTGGACCGACCCTTGCCAAATAATTGACGAGGCGTCAACGACGGCCGCGCCGATGATTGGGGCGCCGACGGGGTAGGCGGTTGTTCTTCATCGGGACTCGAATCAGGGGTTATAGCACCAACCTATAGCGGTCAATTGCGATTAGTACCACGATAGGGGTAGTTGACCAGGGACGGAGAGAGTGGAGTGAGTCGCCTACACCGGGAAGCTTCTCGATCGCGTCGGCCTGGGCGGAGCTGATGTCTgccttgaagaagacgaccaGGCCGGTGCGTTTGCTGGTTTTTGCCTCCAGAGACCCCGGGGCGGCTTCTGTTGAGAGTTTGTTGTTGAGGTCCCGGATCTGTTCCCTGGTGGCGCTCTGTTCCACAACAATAACGTACGGGATTAGCTTTGCGGTGgacgtagacgacgtagtGCTCGCCGGTCCTTCGATTTCGGGGAGCGGTTGTCTAACGAATTGCTGTATGAGATCCTGCGATCCATCCCGCTGGGTAAGAGTAAAGACTCCGTTgctcaagaagaacaaggcgAGACACCAGAAGAGGTTGCCGGAGAGCATTTGGGCGGGAAAATAAGGATTGGTTATTAAATGGAAAGGGGGGGTATCAGTAAGGGAACGCAAGCCAACAAAAGAACGTAAGAAGACGCTGGAGCGCGGAAGGGCAAAGAGGCCGCGATCCGACTCATGAATTGAGAGTACTCTCGGGACTTATACAACTAGGAGCAGCCTCCCTCCATGGTCCCTCTTTTACATGGCAGACATGGCCTCTTCCACCATATTAATCCTATCAATCTTATTAATAGCGGCCATGAGGTATGCTGAGAGCAAGGCTGTGCCATCTCGACGGAATTCGGTAACTCCGAATGTCCTTCATCGCAATACAAGGATTGTCGAGATGGGTAGTGGCCTTTGCGGCGGCAACAGCCGCATTTCATTCATCAGGTGCGGCAAGTCCACATTTATGCCAAGGCAGGGCAGAAGTTTACTGATCAGAAGCATTGCAAACAAATTTTCGTCTAATTAAAACCCCCAACTTAAAATATCATCTACCTCAGGGGCAGTAAATCTAGAGTGTTTATGTGTCTTTGGACCTAAGGAGAGTAAGGAGGTCTGCTTTTGCAACTAGGTTTTGGGATAAGGTGTGACACTTGCATGAACTAGATCCCTGCCAGGTCGTCTAGGGGCTGTAATTACTGCTGGACTACTCCGTCCCTAACAAAACATGCAGAATTCGCAAGTGATCTAGGTTATCACCAAACGGCTTATGTTGTCACTTTGACTCTCTTTACCTATAAAGAGGGAAGTTGCGTAGCCTGGTATCGGTGTATGATTCTGAACGGTGTTGCCCTAAACCAAAACGAACACTTCTCCATCGCCAAACATCTTCCGGGTACTCTCATCCGCCGTCTCCGGCATCAGCGGGCCGATGAAGCAGTCCCCCAATAAGACCCAGCCATCATCCACCTGCCTCAGAACAAACGGTATCGGCCCCCCATAAAGGAGGACCACAACGTCCCCCTCTTCTGCACATGCCGGCGCCAAACCGTagaagcccgccgccgtctcgaaGACGCGTCGCTGGTCACAGGCCCGTGACGCAGCAACTCGAAAACGGGTGGCATCGCCATCGCAAAGTGCGATTTCAAGAGGATCAAACGTGTCCGATCGGCTCCCGGCTCTATCAAACAGTTGTCCGATGTACGTGAGGAAGTCAGCATAGAATTGACTCAAGCCCTCAGTTTCAAGATCCATGACAAGCTCATATCCGTCTGTGAATCCAGTAGTGAGAGTCAAAGCCATTTCCATGATGCCGGCGAAAGGGCGATCGGCGGACACAGACATTGCGTAGCCCTTGCTGGAGGATGATCGGTGCCAGATTTCTAGGAAGGGA from the Colletotrichum destructivum chromosome 10, complete sequence genome contains:
- a CDS encoding Putative peptidase S8/S53 domain, peptidase S8, subtilisin, His-active, which codes for MLSGNLFWCLALFFLSNGVFTLTQRDGSQDLIQQFVRQPLPEIEGPASTTSSTSTAKLIPYVIVVEQSATREQIRDLNNKLSTEAAPGSLEAKTSKRTGLVVFFKADISSAQADAIEKLPGVGAITPDSSPDEEQPPTPSAPQSSARPSLTPRQLFGKGRSKSPLTDVRNPADVRLQMPAAIELNVISQPPGSVRAENLPGFAYAAEAGKGVTIYVIDTGANIESPEWKNMKGSKSFIYTPGVEESETDPEGHGSCIASKVTGRLFGTAKDANIVMVKIHHKEKGLASTFSALVEISNDVYEKGIQGKAVVNLSLGKYLTKKQKSSVTAYRLLLATVMNEDIVIVTASGNARRDGFNKLSDYPALFSRTTNIIVVGAVEEDGSRSPYSQGTAKELTTSAPGEVTCASAKSSTTWARKVGTSFAVPAVVGVIAVWLSQDEHAARLQIPGKVAANVKAMVKEFSYPRIKRGPPVIWNGIDPRGLACESPRRPGDAGSGCRVTVDPPASARPPRPPKPQWSDNPQGFQRVFEEDGVIGHSYVDSWDSSEFDVKGSIEQWCLDRCTGKCASVFIYRILQFKNGKYNEDYFCSTYVNRYTMLERDIERGTERH
- a CDS encoding Putative E3 ubiquitin-protein ligase Zswim2, which gives rise to MGGSYPAAEATRPEPRGHKKDVQSSTTTASQTTPIVPPSRKRKAISFDDKQQSESPEKPKKLKTATGATTDEKRLRRFRPKPPQSFHDVYHRATTQRFYVLERRRCGTDDAPEEEVELTGSTGNVYTVHIGQVPSCSCPHSLKGNQCKHWLYVMSRVLRAKYEHTYQLALVPSELREIFADAPPIDAPADGSQDKNRKPIDGDCPICFCEFEAESKETIVWCRAACGQNIHKDCFETWAATKRRGGSGSDVTCPFCRSVWQGDEKMVKDIKKGGKVTREGYVNVADQLGISTQQDYSTYSRWWTRGPGYY
- a CDS encoding Putative protein kinase, translated to MSGTVTDPDSAGIGEQSTDTTTPPSTPPHHSLETEPISESPGQRRLFSPQTWPKDYRTTTLFETRQQVIEEPDETLVTQLARRTNPIIHPGIPVVGIRDASEANDFTPQDTIRYLSLRPTTTIISDGGNQQYQETKPPRPTRQDEPGNTGSTLESPTPNLNAQDSESRRRSSIDTRYKLQIQLRVACQQVENPMERGNPKTFLPKVDLERIINPESVVQELAERRQCSLDDVQLCQQAEAVCNEQHVDLGGGKHRTRSFRSVFAILVLIGKSNSIGMFMKENVSDLDLPLKTRDDPSRPECYDLYRKNSEGNPHVMPLDCSNDWSPGEREQFYQQQWKMLAPFFFLSAYNHVNHYPLTEEHLPFIKCQNDYLGYVHRSTDDGQSQDGEIRGGTSQVYMVWIHPDHHNFHQNNRHMLDPGRGFAIKKLEDENRVKFDREIEMLKKFTGRGFHPHVVSILATYSRFGKYHLIFNRADGDLFDYWKAVYKVPEFDYDTVLWVSKQLAGLASGLLRFHRHHTNSKKASKEPARAENNGNGGGVCYQDQGLSEMQKSRLPSKPPQPLQAHDAEIRDSQWHTQFGRHGDLKPENILWFPDVKDKRGILKITDFGQAELHSKTSKTYRRSKGFDTLTYRSPECDTPPQLIRQSSDIWSLGCILLEFMTWMLGGAEYLDDFKRSRLLLDLHVNPIKTDIFWERVPLGTLDHVGTRLKPAVSKHIEELRSHQNCSPYVQDVLDLVVDMLVIEPSHSYDNQARRKTCAEVMVCLKKLFEKCQKPDTGVSYAIGVPKG